GGCGATGATGTTTTTGGCGATTTTGCTTTTTCCAAACGTCAAAGCGGTCGGCCTTGTCGGCGTCGTCACTGGCTTGATCTCAGCCATGACGACGACGTTCCCGGGCGGACAGCTGCCGAATATGATCGATAAGATCATCACCGCCTTTGTCGTGTTTGCCCTAGCGACTTTGATGAAAGCATACAGCCAAACGGTCATTGGGGCTTCAGTGCTGGCGGCAGTCGGCACGGTCATTTCCGGCGGGGTGTTTTTGGCTGCGGCGCTCTTGCTTGTCGGGTTGCCGGGCGGAGCGACGTTTTCGGCGCTGTTTGTCACCATCGTGCTGCCGACAGCGGCGTTGAACGCAGTGGCGATGGCCATCATCTATCCGATCGCATCGTCGATTTTCCGACGGATGAACGTTACAGCGCACGTGTAGACGGCGAAAAACCCGATCATTGCTGGTCGGGTTTTTTGCTATCAAAGAGAGAGTAGGAAAAAAATACTTATGCTCCATTTGTTTTTAACGCGTATTAGACATAGCTGAGAAGCCAAGCGGTGAGCAAGCAAATGAACGCTATTCCAATATAGCGCAAAGTCCGTTCTTTCAGCAATGCTTTCGGCGGGTACGCCCGCGCTTTCCATAAGGCGAAAAATGCGTTTATAAAAAGACAGAAAAATAAGAATCCGACAGCGATAAGCAGCCATTGTATATACACCATGGCATTCTCCTCCTGTATGCGCCAAGCGCCTTATGCTTACTACTATGAATATGCAAAAAAAATCATAAAAATAAATACTTTTGTCTTTATTCCTTTTTGTTTTATTGATATAATGGAAAGTAAAAAATACGGTGAGGGAAGAGTGGGTGGAACGATGAAAGCGACAGAACAGCATTATTCCATCAAAGAGGCGATGTTATTCAGCCAACGAATTGCCCAGCTGAGCAAAGCGCTATGGAAATCGATTGAAAAAGATTGGCAGCGGTGGATCAAGCCGTTTGACTTGAACATTAACGAACATCACATTTTATGGATCGCCTACCACTTCAAAGGAGCCTCGATTTCGGAAATCGCCAAGTTCGGTGTGATGCATGTGTCGACGGCGTTCAACTTCTCAAAGAAATTAGAAGAAAAAGGATTGCTTTCGTTTTCCAAAAAACAGGATGACAAGCGCAATACGTACATTGAGTTGACGGAAAAAGGAGAAGAAGTGTTGATGAAGCTGATGGAGACGTATGACCCGACGAAAAATGCCGTTTTCAATGGGGCGTTGCCGTTGCGCGAGTTGTACGGAAAGTTTCCAGAAATTTTAGAAATGATGTGCATCGTCCGCAACATTTATGGCGATGATTTCATGGAAATTTTTGAGCGGTCGTTTGAAAACATTAAAGAAGATTTTATCGAGCAGGACGGCAAACTTGTCAAGCGAAAGCCGAAAACGGAAGAGCACGAGAAAGAATTGGCCAGCCAGGCTAACTGATGGTGCGAATGAGCGTTTTCAGCTCGGTCATCAGCGGGACAAACATTTGTTGGGCCAAAAGGGCGTCAACTGTCTGTTCCAGCGGAAGGTTCGGATGAAGCATCCCAGCAAACTGCACGAGCAGGGGAGTGAAAATTGTCAACCCTTCCGCTTTTTGCTGTTCGTATTGGTCGGCAAGCTCTTGGCAAAACGCCAAGAAGGCGTCGACTTCTTCTTTGGTCAAATCCGCGCGGATGATGAGGGAATAAAATGGTTTTTTCGTTTCGTCGATCATTTCCATCAGCAGAGACTGGTGAAATTCCAGCTTGGCCACTCGCTTTTCCAACGATTCCATATATCGTGCTCCTTTTGGTGACGAAAATGTGACCGTTTTTACGTATATTTTACCGAATTTGTGCGCATTCACCAATAGAAAAATCGGTTTGTGTCCGGAAAAAGAAAAATGATTGATTTCCAGCCATGAACGATGTAAAGTTAAAGCCATGGGCGGCGTTTGGTGAAGATCAAAGAGGAGGGGAACAGTTTTGGTGCTTTATTTCATCCTCCTGGCGGTTACGGTCTTATTTTTTATCAACCAGCTCACACACTCGCTTTGCGCGCAGCGTGACATCCCGGAGGAGCAGCAGCCGGCGGTTTTTCGCACGATTAATGTCCTTATTACGATTTTATTAATCTCTTCTTACTTTGAAGTGTTGTTTACATGACTTTTCCCTGCTCTGACGGTTGATGCGGGGATTGTTATGTTTTTCTTTTGATGGAGTGAGTTCCATTGTCGTTGCCTCTCCCTTCGTTTCAAGGAAGGCGGCAAAAAAGGGTGCTCCTTTTGCGGGAGCACCCTCTTTCGTTTAGTAGATGACGCAGGCGCAGCCGACAATGATTAGCAA
Above is a window of Geobacillus thermoleovorans DNA encoding:
- a CDS encoding tryptophan transporter, producing MNVRALVSMALLVGIGAVLHAVIPGLFFGMKPDMMLAMMFLAILLFPNVKAVGLVGVVTGLISAMTTTFPGGQLPNMIDKIITAFVVFALATLMKAYSQTVIGASVLAAVGTVISGGVFLAAALLLVGLPGGATFSALFVTIVLPTAALNAVAMAIIYPIASSIFRRMNVTAHV
- a CDS encoding HTH-type transcriptional regulator Hpr, whose protein sequence is MKATEQHYSIKEAMLFSQRIAQLSKALWKSIEKDWQRWIKPFDLNINEHHILWIAYHFKGASISEIAKFGVMHVSTAFNFSKKLEEKGLLSFSKKQDDKRNTYIELTEKGEEVLMKLMETYDPTKNAVFNGALPLRELYGKFPEILEMMCIVRNIYGDDFMEIFERSFENIKEDFIEQDGKLVKRKPKTEEHEKELASQAN
- a CDS encoding YhaI family protein, producing the protein MESLEKRVAKLEFHQSLLMEMIDETKKPFYSLIIRADLTKEEVDAFLAFCQELADQYEQQKAEGLTIFTPLLVQFAGMLHPNLPLEQTVDALLAQQMFVPLMTELKTLIRTIS